The proteins below come from a single Bacteroidales bacterium WCE2004 genomic window:
- a CDS encoding transporter family protein: MWLWLTVCSALLLGIYDVFKKQALKQNGVYWILVGSCSLTTLFLAPFLTAISLQEHLIVLLKAVLVSISWVSGLIAMKHLPLTTVSTVKASRPMFVVIFSIILFGERLSPLQWLGVAIVMAALFLSARSKQHETDKAASAKGMFCMIISVLSGAASALYDKHIIKGFEPLALQGWTNLYITALLALILLFQYLTDKDQFQPFVWDWRILLIAVLITAADAAYFFAMKSPDAMLSVVTVIRRCSVLVTFLGGALILKEGHIRDKALVMVLMMAGVGLLLYATTA; encoded by the coding sequence ATGTGGCTTTGGCTTACCGTCTGTTCTGCGCTGCTCCTCGGCATCTATGATGTCTTCAAGAAGCAGGCCCTCAAACAAAACGGGGTATACTGGATCCTGGTCGGCTCTTGCAGCCTCACCACCCTTTTCCTGGCCCCGTTCCTCACGGCGATTTCCCTGCAGGAGCACCTCATCGTCCTGCTGAAGGCCGTGCTCGTCTCGATCTCCTGGGTCTCCGGCCTGATCGCCATGAAGCACCTCCCGCTGACGACCGTCAGCACGGTCAAGGCCTCCCGGCCGATGTTCGTGGTCATCTTCTCCATCATCCTCTTCGGCGAGCGCCTCTCTCCCCTGCAGTGGCTGGGCGTGGCCATCGTGATGGCCGCCCTCTTCCTGAGCGCCCGCTCCAAGCAGCACGAGACGGACAAGGCGGCTTCCGCCAAGGGCATGTTCTGCATGATCATCTCCGTGCTTTCCGGCGCAGCCAGCGCCCTCTACGACAAGCATATCATCAAGGGTTTCGAGCCCCTGGCGCTCCAGGGTTGGACCAATCTTTATATCACCGCGCTGCTGGCCCTGATTTTGCTGTTCCAGTACCTGACGGACAAGGACCAGTTCCAGCCCTTCGTCTGGGACTGGCGCATCCTGCTGATCGCCGTGCTGATCACCGCAGCGGACGCCGCGTACTTCTTCGCGATGAAGTCGCCGGACGCCATGCTTTCCGTGGTCACGGTCATCCGCCGCTGCTCGGTGCTCGTCACGTTCCTGGGCGGCGCGCTGATCCTCAAGGAGGGTCATATCCGGGACAAGGCACTGGTCATGGTCCTGATGATGGCAGGCGTGGGCCTGCTGCTTTACGCCACTACGGCATAA
- a CDS encoding carboxyl-terminal processing protease: protein MKRILLLIGLAGIALSAVAQTPRFKLGKWTEIQTAILQELNRSYVDSLPVDRIERRGIDAMLADLDPYTVYIPEEENENLQMMIHKTYGGIGAVIYKPDVQGPVIINEPYANSPAAKNGLVCGDEIYAIDGEPTAGLTSQQSSEKMRGEPGTQVTFHVKKLATGEMVDVVVTREMIKLGDIEYAGMLDSKFGYISQNGFTDGVGNEFRQKVAALKKQGMQALILDLRGNGGGLMNEAAEIVSAFVPKGSLVVSAQGRDPQANYVLRTTKDPVDVKLPVIVLVDSGSASASEIVAGALQDMDRATIMGERTFGKGLVQSIRSLPYGGELKVTTAKYYTPSGRCVQAIDYARRREDGSVASIPDSLTHEFKTAHGRTVRDGGGITPDVELTFREYSRLTYSLVTYGIIEQYALEFVRKHASIPAVEEFHLGQDDYEDFINFAKDKEFDYRSSAKTYFDRAKEELKRDGLDTAMQAELDALEKSLNMEKEDFLRLKQSEIVPFIEEEIVVRYYFQEAGVQIRIRYDDALRQAMASPLIKQY, encoded by the coding sequence ATGAAACGCATCCTACTCCTCATAGGTCTGGCCGGCATCGCGCTGTCCGCGGTCGCCCAGACTCCCCGCTTCAAGCTCGGCAAGTGGACCGAGATCCAGACCGCCATCCTCCAGGAGCTCAACCGCTCCTACGTGGACTCGCTGCCCGTCGACCGCATCGAGCGGCGCGGCATCGACGCCATGCTCGCCGACCTGGATCCCTACACGGTCTACATCCCCGAGGAAGAGAATGAGAACCTCCAGATGATGATCCACAAGACCTACGGCGGCATCGGCGCCGTGATCTACAAGCCCGACGTGCAGGGCCCGGTCATCATCAACGAGCCCTACGCCAACTCTCCGGCCGCCAAGAACGGCCTGGTGTGCGGCGACGAGATCTACGCCATCGACGGCGAACCGACCGCCGGCCTGACCTCCCAGCAGAGCAGCGAGAAGATGCGCGGCGAGCCGGGCACGCAGGTGACCTTCCACGTCAAGAAGCTCGCCACCGGCGAGATGGTGGACGTCGTCGTCACGCGCGAGATGATCAAGCTCGGCGACATCGAGTACGCCGGCATGCTGGACAGCAAGTTCGGCTACATCTCCCAGAACGGCTTCACCGACGGCGTCGGCAACGAGTTCCGTCAGAAGGTGGCCGCGCTCAAGAAGCAGGGCATGCAGGCCCTCATCCTCGACCTGCGCGGCAACGGCGGCGGCCTGATGAACGAAGCCGCCGAGATTGTGTCCGCGTTTGTACCGAAGGGCTCCCTGGTCGTGTCCGCCCAGGGCCGCGACCCGCAGGCCAACTACGTCCTGCGCACCACCAAGGACCCGGTCGACGTCAAGCTCCCGGTTATCGTGCTCGTCGATTCCGGCTCCGCCTCCGCCTCCGAAATCGTGGCGGGCGCGCTGCAGGACATGGACCGTGCGACCATCATGGGCGAGCGCACCTTCGGCAAGGGCCTCGTGCAGAGCATCCGCTCCCTGCCCTATGGCGGCGAGCTCAAGGTCACGACGGCCAAGTATTACACGCCCTCCGGCCGCTGCGTGCAGGCGATCGACTATGCCCGCCGCCGCGAGGACGGCAGCGTGGCGAGCATCCCCGACTCGCTGACCCACGAATTCAAGACCGCCCACGGCCGCACCGTGCGCGACGGCGGCGGCATCACGCCCGACGTCGAGCTCACGTTCCGCGAATACAGCCGCCTGACCTATTCGCTGGTCACCTACGGCATCATCGAGCAGTATGCGCTCGAGTTCGTGCGCAAGCACGCTTCCATCCCGGCCGTGGAGGAATTCCACCTCGGCCAGGACGACTACGAGGATTTCATCAACTTCGCCAAGGACAAGGAGTTCGACTACCGCTCCTCCGCCAAGACCTATTTCGACCGCGCCAAGGAAGAGCTCAAGCGCGACGGTCTGGACACTGCGATGCAGGCGGAGCTCGACGCCCTCGAGAAGTCCCTCAACATGGAGAAGGAGGACTTCCTGCGCCTCAAGCAGAGCGAGATCGTTCCTTTCATCGAAGAGGAGATCGTCGTCCGCTACTACTTCCAGGAGGCCGGCGTGCAGATCCGCATCCGCTACGACGACGCGCTCCGCCAGGCCATGGCCAGCCCGCTGATCAAGCAGTACTGA
- a CDS encoding DNA replication and repair protein RecO: MVHHTRLIILNTTKVGERSLVLHALSPDWGRRSFIASVPKGGGMALFQPLNILDAEVTENPKSDLWRVHALSARHPLTGLRTSAGKNAMTLFMSEVLYRTIHESAREEGLFEWCERSILTLDALQGDYANYHLRFLLELAAALGFSPSLEDLMPFAGEQLAGIRALVQSDFGASMLVPLSGEARSDIADRLLRYLSYHAETRIEARSLRVLKELFR; the protein is encoded by the coding sequence ATGGTCCACCACACCCGGCTCATCATCCTGAACACTACCAAGGTCGGGGAACGCTCCCTGGTCCTGCACGCCCTCAGTCCCGACTGGGGGCGCCGCAGTTTCATCGCGTCCGTCCCCAAGGGCGGCGGGATGGCGCTCTTCCAGCCCCTCAACATCCTGGACGCCGAGGTGACGGAGAATCCCAAATCCGACCTCTGGCGCGTCCACGCGCTGTCCGCGCGCCATCCGCTGACGGGCCTGCGCACCAGCGCCGGCAAGAACGCGATGACGCTCTTCATGAGCGAGGTCCTCTACCGGACCATCCACGAAAGCGCCCGCGAAGAAGGCCTGTTCGAATGGTGCGAGCGCTCGATCCTGACCCTGGACGCGCTGCAGGGCGACTACGCCAACTACCACCTCCGCTTCCTGCTGGAGCTCGCCGCCGCCCTCGGCTTCTCGCCTTCGCTCGAAGACCTGATGCCTTTCGCGGGCGAGCAGCTCGCCGGCATCCGCGCCCTCGTCCAGTCGGACTTCGGCGCGTCCATGCTCGTCCCGCTGAGCGGCGAGGCCCGCAGCGACATCGCCGATCGGCTCCTCCGCTACCTCAGCTACCACGCCGAGACCCGCATCGAAGCCCGCTCGCTGCGCGTCCTGAAGGAACTATTCCGCTAG
- a CDS encoding ABC-2 type transport system ATP-binding protein: protein MLTIDNLSVSYGTHTVLSQLDLSLERGGIHGIVGFNGAGKTTLLNAIYGIPAQRDCIRFDGAPLSRRDIAYLETESFFYSRITGRDYLKLFQACGGGFDFETLCSVFSLPLDHFVDSYSTGMKKKLALTGILSLDRKVLLLDEPFNGLDLESVSVLQLALRKLCAAGKLVVVTSHILESLSPLCDAIHLLQDGRIYKSYRPVEYPLLADKLRADAVAKYDAALSRVFAE from the coding sequence ATGCTTACGATCGATAATCTGTCCGTCTCCTACGGGACGCATACCGTCCTTTCCCAACTCGACCTCTCCCTGGAGCGCGGCGGGATCCACGGAATCGTCGGATTCAACGGGGCCGGCAAGACCACCCTGCTGAATGCCATCTACGGGATTCCCGCGCAGCGGGACTGCATCCGCTTCGACGGGGCGCCGCTCTCCCGAAGGGACATCGCCTACCTGGAGACGGAGTCCTTCTTCTATTCGCGGATCACCGGCCGGGACTACCTCAAGCTGTTCCAGGCGTGCGGCGGCGGCTTCGACTTCGAGACGCTATGCTCCGTCTTCAGCTTGCCGCTGGACCATTTCGTCGATTCCTATAGCACGGGAATGAAGAAGAAGCTGGCGCTGACAGGCATCCTGTCGCTGGACCGCAAGGTCCTCCTGCTGGACGAGCCCTTCAACGGGCTGGACCTGGAGTCGGTATCGGTCCTGCAGCTGGCCCTGCGGAAACTCTGCGCTGCAGGCAAGCTGGTCGTCGTCACCTCCCACATCCTCGAGTCCCTCTCGCCGCTCTGCGACGCGATCCACCTCCTGCAGGACGGGCGGATCTACAAATCCTATCGTCCCGTCGAATACCCCCTGCTCGCCGACAAGCTGCGCGCGGACGCCGTTGCCAAATACGACGCCGCCCTCTCCCGCGTCTTCGCGGAATAG